The following proteins come from a genomic window of Bos mutus isolate GX-2022 chromosome 23, NWIPB_WYAK_1.1, whole genome shotgun sequence:
- the LOC102276215 gene encoding N-acetyllactosaminide beta-1,6-N-acetylglucosaminyl-transferase: protein MPSPMRSLFIISVSCVIVFIVFCVFNFGGEQGFQRLNNSDTWVLTQVCTSLIKDKTPLLWRNKLMMYEKSSCEAYLTQSHYITAPLSKEEAEFRLAYIMVIHHNFDTFARLFRAIYMPQNVYCVHVDEKATVEFKDSVEQLLSCFPNAFLASKMEPVVYGGISRLQADLNCIKDLAASEVPWKYALNTCGQDFPLKTNREIVQYLKGFKGKNITPGVLPPAHAVGRTKYVHREHLGKELSYVIRTTALKPPPPHNLTIYFGSAYVALSREFTNFVLHDPRALDLLQWSKDTFSPDEHFWVTLNRIPVVS from the coding sequence ATGCCTTCACCGATGCGTTCCCTCTTCATCATTTCTGTCTCTTGTGTCATCGTTTTCATCGTGTTTTGTGTGTTCAACTTTGGGGGAGAGCAAGGCTTCCAGAGGCTAAATAACTCAGACACTTGGGTGCTGACTCAGGTTTGCACATCCCTTATCAAAGACAAAACACCGTTACTTTGGAGAAACAAACTCATGATGTATGAGAAGTCTTCCTGCGAGGCGTACCTGACCCAAAGCCACTACATCACGGCACCCTTATCAAAGGAAGAAGCCGAGTTTCGTTTGGCATATATCATGGTCATCCATCACAACTTCGACACCTTTGCGAGGCTCTTCAGGGCTATTTACATGCCTCAGAATGTCTACTGTGTTCATGTGGATGAGAAAGCGACAGTTGAATTTAAAGACTCAGTGGAGCAGTTACTGAGCTGCTTCCCAAATGCTTTTCTGGCTTCCAAGATGGAGCCCGTGGTCTATGGTGGGATTTCCAGGCTCCAGGCTGACCTGAACTGCATCAAAGATCTTGCAGCTTCGGAGGTTCCCTGGAAATACGCCCTCAACACCTGTGGGCAAGATTTCCCCCTGAAAACCAACAGGGAGATCGTTCAGTATCTGAAGGgatttaaagggaaaaacatCACCCCCGGGGTGCTGCCCCCAGCTCACGCAGTTGGGCGGACTAAGTATGTCCACCGGGAGCACCTGGGCAAAGAGCTTTCCTATGTGATAAGAACCACAGCCTTGAAGCCGCCTCCTCCCCACAATCTCACCATCTACTTTGGCTCTGCCTATGTGGCCCTGTCCAGAGAGTTTACCAACTTTGTTCTCCACGACCCACGGGCCCTTGACTTGCTCCAGTGGTCCAAAGACACCTTCAGTCCGGATGAACATTTCTGGGTGACGCTCAATAGGATTCCAG